The proteins below are encoded in one region of Garra rufa chromosome 12, GarRuf1.0, whole genome shotgun sequence:
- the LOC141347408 gene encoding homocysteine S-methyltransferase YbgG — protein MDTSPFILDGGLATELEASGFQLQGDPLWSARILHTNPQAIKDVHYRYLQSGSDVITTATYQASIEGFVKYLGLQPEEAQQMIMSGVQLAKETVCEFMSNSPELDRRQPVVAGSVGPYGAFLHDGSEYTGAYEDTMTMEELKDWHRPQIQCLVKAGADLVAMETIPGLKEAEALVEVLREFPEAKAWLSFSCKDSHNISSGRRFSEAVQVACRSSQLMAVGVNCCPAPLVKPLLESAKSHKKADLSWVIYPNSGEEWDPKTGWKTKKRTSFAKLSLDWKEQGALWIGGCCRVSPADITELKQQLHV, from the exons ATGGACACCAGTCCATTTATTTTAGATGGAGGTCTAGCAACAGAGCTTGAAGCAAGTGGATTTCAGTTACAG GGAGATCCACTATGGAGTGCAAGAATTTTGCATACAAACCCACAGGCCATTAAGGATGTACATTACAG ATATCTTCAAAGCGGTTCTGATGTTATAACAACAGCCACATATCAGGCCAGCATTGAGGGATTTGTGAAATATCTTGGACTCCAGCCTGAGGAAGCTCAGCAGATGATAATGTCAGGCGTTCAACTGGCAAAAGAGACAGTCTGTGAGTTCATGTCTAACTCACCCGAATTAG ACAGAAGACAGCCTGTGGTTGCAGGCTCAGTGGGTCCTTATGGGGCATTTTTACATGATGGATCAGAGTACACAGGAGCTTATGAGGACACAATGACAATGGAG GAGTTGAAAGACTGGCATCGTCCACAGATCCAGTGCTTAGTAAAAGCCGGAGCTGATCTTGTTGCCATGGAGACCATTCCGGGTCTCAAAGAGGCGGAGGCTTTGGTGGAAGTACTCAGAGAATTTCCAGAAGCCAAAGCCTGGCTATCCTTTTCTTGTAAG GACAGTCATAATATTTCAAGTGGGAGAAGATTTTCTGAGGCAGTTCAGGTGGCTTGTAGGTCCTCACAGCTGATGGCTGTGGGGGTGAACTGCTGTCCCGCTCCCCTGGTGAAACCACTTCTAGAGTCAGCCAAGTCACACAAAAAGGCAGACTTGAGCTGGGTGATCTATCCTAACAGTGGAGAAGAATGGGACCCCAAGACGGG ATGGAAAACCAAGAAACGGACATCATTTGCCAAACTAAGTCTTGACTGGAAAGAACAAGGGGCTTTGTGGATCG GTGGCTGCTGTCGTGTTAGTCCTGCTGAtatcactgagctgaaacagcaACTACATGTATAG